The bacterium BMS3Abin08 genome segment CTGTGTATTCCAGCTCCTCAAGAAACACACATCCCGGTACACCCTCGACATGGTTGAGAAGATAACGGGAACCCCGAAGGACAAGTTGATTGAGGTCTACAAGATCTATACCTCAACCGGAAGGCCCGACAGGGCTGCCACTATTATGTACGCGATGGGCTGGACACAGCATACCACTGGAACACAGATAATCCGGGCGATGGCAATAATTCAACTCCTCCTCGGAAACATCGGTATTGCCGGTGGAGGTGTGAATGCACTCAGGGGTGAGAGCAATGTCCAGGGCTCAACAGACCACTGCTTACTGTTCCATATACTTCCTGGATATCTCAAGACACCGAGGGCATCCGACTCGACCCTGCAGAAGTATAACGACCATTACACACCAAAGACAAAAGAGCCCAATAGTGCCAACTGGTGGGGAAACTACCCCAAATACTCGATAAGTCTCTTAAAGGCCCATTACGGCGCCGCTGCAACCCGGGAGAATGAATTCGGTTTCCAGTGGCTTCCCAAACTGGATGACGGACAGAACGCGTCATGGATAATGCTCTTTGACGAGATGTTTAGGGGCAAGTTCAAGGGGTTCTTCGCTTGGGGACAGAATCCCACCTGTTCGGGTACCAATGCAGGAAAGGTCAGGAAGGCCCTTGCCAACCTTGAATGGATGGTGAATGTCAACCTCTTCGACAATGAAACCGGCTCGTTCTGGAGAGCCCCCAACGTAAAACCTGAGGAGATAAAAACCGAGGTATTCCAGCTTCCATGCGCCTTATCCTGTGAAAAGGAAGGCAGTATAACCAACTCCGGCAGATGGGCGCAGTGGCGTTACAAGGCAGTTGATCCTCCCGGCGAAGCATTGCCTGACTCCGAGATAATGAACGAACTCTTCTGGCGTGTAAAAAAACTCTATGATAAAGAGGGAGGTGCCTATCCCGATCCTGTTGTGAAGCTTGCCTGGGATTACGGACCGAAAACGCCGGAGGGCAAGGTCAGGAAAGTGGATACTCACGCAATCGCAAAAGAGATCAACGGATACTTCCTTGAAGACAAGGAGGTTAAGGGTAAACTCTTCAAAAAGGGTACCCTCGTGCCAAGCTTTGCCTACCTCCAGGACGACGGCTCCACCTCTTCCGGAAACTGGCTCTACTGCCAGTCCTATACCGGAAAAGGCAACATGATGGCAAGGCGTTCCAAGAAAGACCCTACAGGTCTTGGCCTGTATCCTGAATGGTCATGGTGCTGGCCCGTAAACAGAAGAATAATATATAACCGCGCTTCGGTGGATGAATACGGCAGGCCGAGAAATCCGAAGAGACCTCTTATTTACTGGAACGGCAAGAAGTGGATAGGTGATGTCCCGGACGGTGGCTGGCCTCCTCTTGTGAATAAAGCAAAGACGAAGCTCGCCTTTATCATGAAGCCTTCGGGTGTTGCCCGCATCTTCGGACAAGGCCGTGCAGACGGGCCTTTTCCGGAACACTATGAACCTCTCGAATCTCCTATTCAGGAAAATCCCATGTCCAGTGTAAGGATCAATCCTGCCGCGAAACTCTTCTACGGGGTTACGGATGATGCTAAAGAGGCTCCAAAGAAGGGAGAAGGGCTCGCCGTGGACATCTTTGCCACATCTAATCCCGCTTATCCCCACGTGGCTACCACTTATCGTTTAACCGAACACTGGCAGACAGGTGTGCTTACAAGACACCTGCCGTGGCAACTTGAAATGCAGCCCCAGATATTTGTGGAAATGAGCCATGAGCTTGCAAAGGAGAAAGGTATAAACCCCGGCGACAAGGTGATAATTTCCTCGATCCGGGGAAAGGTATGGGCAATTGCCATAGTTACAACCAGGTTCAAGCCCTTCAAGATTATGGATAAGACGGTTCACGAGGTAGGGCTTCCATGGTGCTTCGGCTGGCAGTATCCTGAAGACGGAAGCGGAGGTGATTCTGCCAACCTGCTTACACCTACTATCGGAGACGCCAATACAATGATACCTGAGACGAAGGCCTTTATGGTCAACGTTGAGAAGGCTTAAGGGGGTGACTGACATGGCATTAGAAAATATACAGGAGATGAGACACCTCAGCGGCGTGGACGTGACTACCAGGAAGAAGGGCCTGCTTATAACCCCTGAGTTGTGTATCGGCTGCAGGGGCTGTCAGACGGCCTGCAAGGAATGGAATAAACTACCTGCTGAGAAAACCAGGAACAGGGGCACCTATGAAAACCCTCCGGATCTTACTCCAAACCTATACAACAAGATCAGGTTTATTGAGACGGCGACGGCGGATGGTTTTAAATGGCTCTTTGTCAGCCAGCGATGCATGCACTGCACCGATGCCGGCTGCATGAATGTCTGTCCTGCGCCCGGAGCAATATTCAGAACACCCGAAGGGGCCGTTGCATTCGACAAAAAGAAATGTATAGGCTGCAAGTTCTGTGTTGCCGGATGCCCTTTTAATATTCCACGTTATGATGTGAACGACAGGATCTCGAAATGTCACCTCTGTTCCGACAGGATATCAAACGGTCTTGCGCCTGCATGTGCAAAGACCTGTCCCACGGGCGCTATCAGCTATGCAGACCGTGAGGACCTTTTAAAAGCAGCAAAGGCCTCCGGATATCAGAACGTTTACGGTGAAGCAGACCTCGGTGGTCTCGCGGTCCTCTATGCCTTTAAAGAGGCTCCAAAAGTCTATGGCATGCCGGGAAAACCTGCCTTCGCACCAACCATTGCCCTGTGGAAGGGGCTGTTGAAACCTCTTGCACTAATAGGCCTCGGGGGCGCAGTTGCTGCCGCCGCCGCACATTATGTGACAGTGGGGCCTAAGGAAATTGATGAAGGAGGTGATGAATAATGCGGCATGAAATGATCCAGAAGACCACAGAATGGGAGAGAATCAATCACCTCATCCTTGCGGTGAGCTTCCTTGTCCTCTTTTTCACCGGGCTCGGGTTTCTTTACCAGTCCCTGGGATGGCTAAACACGATCTTTGGAGGTATCCACACTGCAAAGGTGATCCATCGATGGACGGGTGTTATCTTTGTCATATCACTCCTGCTCACGCTTGGTAGTTACCTCGGGGAAGCCCTCAGCTTCACCAAGGAAGACGGCGCATGGATTTCATCCCTTGGGGGCTACTTTTCAAAGACCGCTGAACCCCCTCCGCAGGGGAAACTGAACGCGGGTCAGAAGATCTTTTACCTCTTTGTTGTTGTGATCATCGGTCTGGCCATATCCGTAAGCGGGTTCATACTCTGGCTCTTTCCTTCATCCCGTGGGGTAATCCTTTTCGGACACTTTCTTCACAATCTCTCCTATGTCATCTTTGCATTCACCGTCCCGATACATATATATCTCGGTACGGCTGCCAATCCGGGCACATTCAGGGTTATGACCCTTGGCACTGTAACTCGAGGATGGGCAAAAAAGCATCATGCAAAGTGGGCAAAGGAACTCGGAATAGAATAAAAAAACCAGCCGGGGGAGGACTTCCTTCCCTGGCGCTTTTTCCCAAATCCATTGATACTTAAAGGAAACCCGGCCTTGATATAAAAAAGGTTCATTGTGGAGAAAGAGGAGTTCTGCAAAAAATCCTTTTTTAACAGAAGGCGAAAACCGTTGATGACGAAAAAACCGCCCTTAATGCATTCCTGACGAAAACACTCACCGGAGGCGCCATGAAAATTGATGAGATAATCAAAAAAAAGCCCCACCTGAAAGAAACCCTCGAACTCTACATGAAGATCAGGGATTTCAAGGAAATGGATGTAGAGGGACCTGATGAGGTATTCCCTGAAGAGCTGCCCTATAGCAGGGATGATCTGAAAAGGTCTCTAAGCAGTATTTCAAGCATCTTCGATATCGGCCCTGAGTCCCTTGGATCTCTTGAGTCCGCCATTGTAAGTGGAAGGATCAGACTCCGGGAAATGCCCATGGATGCAGAGTTACCCGACGACCTGTCTTTTGAGGAAGAAGACCTGATCACACTTCTCTTTCTCATATCGAAACCCTTCTTCCTCTCTGAAAGGAAAAGGCTGAACCTTGACGGCGTATTCTGGGACGAGGGCAGGTGCCCTATCTGTAACTCCACACCTGCCGTCTCAGTGATAGGAAAAGAGGAAAAGAGACGTTTCTGCTGTTCCTATTGTGAAACCATTGGACCATGGCGACGAATAGGTTGTCCCAACTGCTTAAGCGAAAAA includes the following:
- the fdhA_2 gene encoding formate dehydrogenase subunit alpha precursor, which translates into the protein MTNHWIDIRNSDVILIMGSNAAENHPISFKWVMEAKKKGAKLISVDPRFTRTSAKADIFAPIRSGADIAFLNGMIKYIIDNKLYDDFYIKNYTNNPFLVNTDFKMPGELDGLFSGYDPKKRKYNKKTWAFQKDVNGVIKKDRSLTDPFCVFQLLKKHTSRYTLDMVEKITGTPKDKLIEVYKIYTSTGRPDRAATIMYAMGWTQHTTGTQIIRAMAIIQLLLGNIGIAGGGVNALRGESNVQGSTDHCLLFHILPGYLKTPRASDSTLQKYNDHYTPKTKEPNSANWWGNYPKYSISLLKAHYGAAATRENEFGFQWLPKLDDGQNASWIMLFDEMFRGKFKGFFAWGQNPTCSGTNAGKVRKALANLEWMVNVNLFDNETGSFWRAPNVKPEEIKTEVFQLPCALSCEKEGSITNSGRWAQWRYKAVDPPGEALPDSEIMNELFWRVKKLYDKEGGAYPDPVVKLAWDYGPKTPEGKVRKVDTHAIAKEINGYFLEDKEVKGKLFKKGTLVPSFAYLQDDGSTSSGNWLYCQSYTGKGNMMARRSKKDPTGLGLYPEWSWCWPVNRRIIYNRASVDEYGRPRNPKRPLIYWNGKKWIGDVPDGGWPPLVNKAKTKLAFIMKPSGVARIFGQGRADGPFPEHYEPLESPIQENPMSSVRINPAAKLFYGVTDDAKEAPKKGEGLAVDIFATSNPAYPHVATTYRLTEHWQTGVLTRHLPWQLEMQPQIFVEMSHELAKEKGINPGDKVIISSIRGKVWAIAIVTTRFKPFKIMDKTVHEVGLPWCFGWQYPEDGSGGDSANLLTPTIGDANTMIPETKAFMVNVEKA
- the fdoH gene encoding formate dehydrogenase-O iron-sulfur subunit; the encoded protein is MALENIQEMRHLSGVDVTTRKKGLLITPELCIGCRGCQTACKEWNKLPAEKTRNRGTYENPPDLTPNLYNKIRFIETATADGFKWLFVSQRCMHCTDAGCMNVCPAPGAIFRTPEGAVAFDKKKCIGCKFCVAGCPFNIPRYDVNDRISKCHLCSDRISNGLAPACAKTCPTGAISYADREDLLKAAKASGYQNVYGEADLGGLAVLYAFKEAPKVYGMPGKPAFAPTIALWKGLLKPLALIGLGGAVAAAAAHYVTVGPKEIDEGGDE
- the fdoI gene encoding formate dehydrogenase, cytochrome b556(fdo) subunit, encoding MRHEMIQKTTEWERINHLILAVSFLVLFFTGLGFLYQSLGWLNTIFGGIHTAKVIHRWTGVIFVISLLLTLGSYLGEALSFTKEDGAWISSLGGYFSKTAEPPPQGKLNAGQKIFYLFVVVIIGLAISVSGFILWLFPSSRGVILFGHFLHNLSYVIFAFTVPIHIYLGTAANPGTFRVMTLGTVTRGWAKKHHAKWAKELGIE
- a CDS encoding formate dehydrogenase accessory protein FdhE, with amino-acid sequence MKIDEIIKKKPHLKETLELYMKIRDFKEMDVEGPDEVFPEELPYSRDDLKRSLSSISSIFDIGPESLGSLESAIVSGRIRLREMPMDAELPDDLSFEEEDLITLLFLISKPFFLSERKRLNLDGVFWDEGRCPICNSTPAVSVIGKEEKRRFCCSYCETIGPWRRIGCPNCLSEKAEDITIITLDGEAGMRVDACEKCRHYYKSFDTQMLTEYSPDLLDLISLPLDIVAQGKGYNRSAPNPVGMIRMG